Proteins from a genomic interval of Medicago truncatula cultivar Jemalong A17 chromosome 3, MtrunA17r5.0-ANR, whole genome shotgun sequence:
- the LOC25488448 gene encoding F-box/LRR-repeat protein 2, which translates to MADVYLPDGCWEFVLRSLKEDGDYNRRYIKFFDFDDENDYTDVSVEGNYKNNNCLKSLSAVSKQLLSITNNLRFSLTVRIQTLPFLPRLLRRFTNLTYLDLKRFSKHGDLDALLRQIACFPLKKLTTLNISDQLHFPSKGLRDFSKRITTLTSLISYGIITLKTSHLFLIANCFPLLEELDLSGPCFCSDLIDGDGIKALSDSLFQLRKIDLSLHSHLDDQSLFHLFKNCKLLQEVIIFNCDRITKQGIASALRERPTLTSISFSDDFPNDQTFTSCFIDSLLCLMSLTCLELSRFNVSDNLLSSVAIQGLPLRRLVLRSCTGYGYDGIFSLLSKCKWIQHLNLQDALFLNDQHVVDLSLFLGHLLSINLSKCSMLTHLSLFALVKNCPSLSEIKMNYTSIGKQCVENSNSLLDFVVNPQLKSLYLAHNSCLRDENLIMFASIFPNLQLIDLSYCDNISDKSICQVLKRWSKIRHLNLAHCSRVKLYGMNIRVLKLEVLSLIDTRVDDEALHVISKSCCGLLQLLLQNCEGITETGVKHVVKNCTRLREINLRGCNKVHYNVVAPMVFSRPSLRKIVAPIVAPPRYLSSAKRRELFLRHGCIID; encoded by the coding sequence ATGGCTGATGTTTATTTACCCGATGGCTGTTGGGAATTTGTTCTCAGATCCCTCAAAGAGGACGGAGACTACAACCGCCGCTACATCAAATTCTTCgattttgatgatgaaaatgattATACTGATGTATCAGTCGAAGGCAACTACAAGAACAACAACTGCTTGAAATCTCTCTCCGCCGTCTCAAAACAGTTACTCTCCATCACCAACAATCTCCGATTCTCTCTCACTGTCCGTATTCAAACCCTCCCTTTCCTCCCTCGCCTCCTCCGTAGATTTACCAACCTCACCTACCTCGACCTCAAGCGCTTCTCCAAACACGGCGACCTTGATGCTCTTCTCCGTCAAATTGCTTGTTTCCCATTGAAGAAACTCACAACTCTTAATATCTCCGATCAACTTCATTTTCCCTCTAAGGGATTGCGAGATTTCTCTAAACGGATTACAACTTTGACCTCTCTCATTTCTTACGGAATTATTACCCTCAAGACCTCTCACTTATTTCTCATTGCCAACTGTTTCCCCTTGCTTGAAGAACTCGACCTCAGTGGCCCTTGCTTTTGCAGTGACTTAATTGATGGTGATGGGATAAAGGCTCTTTCAGACTCACTTTTCCAACTCCGCAAGATTGATCTCTCTCTTCATAGTCACTTGGATGACCAATCGCTTTTCCACTTGTTCAAAAACTGTAAGCTTCTTCAAGAGGTTATCATCTTTAATTGCGATCGCATAACCAAACAAGGTATTGCTTCTGCTCTCCGTGAGAGACCAACATTGACCTCTATATCCTTTTCCGACGACTTTCCCAACGATCAGACTTTTACTTCATGTTTCATTGACTCGTTGTTGTGTTTGATGAGTTTGACATGCCTCGAGCTGTCACGTTTTAATGTCTCTGATAACTTGTTGTCCTCTGTTGCAATTCAAGGTCTTCCTTTAAGGAGACTTGTGCTCCGTAGTTGTACCGGCTACGGCTATGATGGAATCTTTTCTTTGTTATCCAAATGTAAATGGATACAACATTTGAATCTTCAAGATGCCCTTTTCCTCAATGATCAACATGTTGTGGATTTGTCATTGTTTCTTGGTCATTTGTTGTCTATAAACTTGAGCAAATGTTCAATGCTCACACATTTATCCTTGTTTGCACTTGTTAAGAACTGTCCTTCACTTAGTGAGATCAAAATGAATTACACAAGTATTGGGAAACAATGTGTAGAGAACTCCAATTCTTTGTTGGACTTTGTTGTGAACCCTCAATTAAAATCTCTCTATTTGGCTCACAATTCATGCTTAAGAGATGAAAACCTTATAATGTTTGCTTCAATTTTCCCGAATTTGCAGCTAATTGATTTGAGCTATTGTGATAACATATCTGACAAAAGTATCTGTCAAGTTTTAAAGAGATGGTCTAAGATTAGGCATTTGAACTTAGCCCACTGCTCAAGAGTGAAGTTGTACGGTATGAACATTAGAGTTCTCAAACTTGAGGTGTTGAGCTTAATAGATACAAGAGTCGACGATGAAGCACTTCATGTGATCTCGAAGAGTTGCTGTGGGCTTTTGCAACTATTACTGCAAAATTGTGAAGGTATCACAGAGACGGGAGTGAAGCATGTGGTGAAAAACTGCACACGACTGAGAGAGATCAATTTAAGAGGTTGTAATAAAGTGCATTATAATGTTGTTGCCCCAATGGTATTTTCAAGGCCATCATTGAGAAAGATAGTTGCTCCAATAGTTGCTCCACCTCGTTATCTTTCCAGTGCCAAAAGGAGGGAACTCTTTTTACGTCATGGATGCATCATTGACTAG